In a genomic window of Streptomyces roseoviridis:
- a CDS encoding choice-of-anchor A family protein has product MRTSAAVAAVLAVTGAALTWAPAASAAPGRDGTACATDPLGTAGRYAEFVEKDSTRFSDSEGAVAVGGDAFFGDAGTRQGFSIGHKLTATDLAALPGGHSLVVGGTLHAHQVVLTKGTGVYGSLDDRSAQGAGFAVDGPHRKGASPTAPIDFRKEFAGLRALSTAWAGVEPNGTVTADRSGQGLFLTGTDAKLNVFAVSAADLEKAGAVSVKVPAGSSTLVNVLGTSYDMHSKPTYGVWLWDQTKGAYVQDDYAAGSDAFTSVRSKLLWNFPQAEQVRKNHTSWPGTLLAPNATVRMGGRNIGPGHVNGSVIAEELITVPGAETHQMNFTGCLPTPTRPGPVVPPERPKPTDAPVPAPTSTPTPTATATPTGPATPPAPAASAPAPSDSPSAAAPAPSSTPEGDLAETGSAFGPAATGVAGAAVLLGGGFLAFAKLRKRAS; this is encoded by the coding sequence ATGCGCACGTCCGCTGCCGTGGCCGCCGTCCTCGCGGTGACCGGTGCCGCCCTCACCTGGGCCCCCGCCGCCTCCGCCGCCCCCGGCCGGGACGGCACGGCATGCGCGACCGACCCGCTCGGGACCGCCGGCCGCTACGCCGAGTTCGTCGAGAAGGACTCCACCCGCTTCTCCGACTCCGAGGGCGCCGTCGCGGTCGGCGGCGACGCCTTCTTCGGCGACGCCGGAACCCGTCAGGGCTTCTCCATCGGCCACAAGCTCACCGCCACCGACCTCGCCGCCCTCCCCGGCGGCCACAGCCTCGTCGTCGGCGGCACCCTCCACGCCCACCAGGTCGTGCTCACCAAGGGCACCGGCGTCTACGGCTCGCTCGACGACCGCTCCGCGCAGGGCGCCGGCTTCGCCGTGGACGGCCCGCACCGCAAGGGCGCCTCCCCGACCGCCCCGATCGACTTCCGCAAGGAGTTCGCGGGCCTGCGCGCCCTGTCCACCGCCTGGGCCGGCGTCGAGCCCAACGGCACCGTCACCGCCGACCGCTCCGGCCAGGGCCTGTTCCTCACCGGCACGGACGCGAAGCTCAACGTCTTCGCCGTGAGCGCCGCCGACCTGGAGAAGGCCGGCGCGGTCTCGGTCAAGGTCCCGGCCGGCTCCTCGACCCTCGTGAACGTCCTCGGCACCTCGTACGACATGCACAGCAAGCCCACCTACGGCGTCTGGCTGTGGGACCAGACCAAGGGCGCCTACGTCCAGGACGACTACGCCGCCGGCAGCGACGCCTTCACGAGCGTCCGCTCCAAGCTGCTGTGGAACTTCCCGCAGGCCGAGCAGGTCCGGAAGAACCACACCTCCTGGCCCGGCACCCTCCTCGCGCCGAACGCAACCGTCCGCATGGGCGGCCGGAACATCGGCCCCGGCCACGTCAACGGCTCCGTGATCGCCGAGGAACTGATCACCGTGCCCGGCGCCGAGACCCACCAGATGAACTTCACCGGCTGCCTGCCGACTCCGACGCGGCCGGGCCCGGTCGTCCCCCCGGAGAGGCCGAAGCCGACCGACGCCCCCGTCCCCGCGCCCACCTCCACTCCCACGCCCACGGCCACCGCCACCCCGACCGGGCCGGCCACTCCTCCGGCGCCGGCCGCGTCCGCTCCGGCCCCCTCGGACTCACCCTCGGCCGCGGCGCCCGCGCCGTCGTCCACTCCGGAGGGTGATCTCGCCGAGACCGGTTCGGCCTTCGGACCTGCCGCGACGGGCGTCGCCGGAGCGGCCGTCCTCCTCGGCGGCGGCTTCCTGGCCTTCGCGAAGCTGCGCAAGCGCGCTTCCTGA
- a CDS encoding TerB family tellurite resistance protein: MRSARKSRDRSGVLCGIRTSWNTIGDGEFFCEECGGDRNYRRRTGRRRLTLLGVPVLPRGETGPVIECAACHTHFGTEALAHPTTSRFSGMLRDAVHTVALAVLAAGGTSSRTAVDTAVTGVRAAGFADCTALQLIELVEALAADTGRFLPDVTSGGAALAIELHEALEPLSPHLATAGRESILLQGARIALADGPYSPAEREVLGTVGNALALRVDDTERLLASARTTSL, encoded by the coding sequence GTGCGGTCAGCGCGGAAGTCACGGGACCGGAGCGGGGTTCTCTGCGGAATCCGCACCTCCTGGAACACGATCGGCGACGGCGAGTTCTTCTGCGAGGAGTGCGGCGGGGACCGCAACTACCGGCGCCGCACCGGGCGCCGCCGCCTCACCCTCCTGGGCGTGCCCGTGCTGCCCCGCGGCGAGACCGGCCCCGTCATCGAGTGCGCCGCCTGCCACACCCACTTCGGTACGGAGGCGCTCGCCCACCCGACCACCAGCCGGTTCTCGGGGATGCTCCGGGACGCCGTGCACACCGTCGCGCTCGCCGTCCTCGCGGCGGGCGGAACCTCCTCCCGTACGGCCGTGGACACCGCCGTCACCGGCGTACGGGCGGCCGGCTTCGCCGACTGCACCGCGCTCCAGCTGATCGAACTGGTCGAGGCGCTCGCCGCCGACACCGGCCGCTTCCTGCCGGACGTCACCAGCGGGGGAGCGGCCCTCGCCATCGAGCTCCACGAGGCCCTCGAACCCCTCTCCCCGCACCTCGCCACCGCCGGCCGCGAATCGATCCTCCTCCAGGGCGCCCGGATCGCCCTCGCGGACGGCCCCTACAGCCCGGCCGAACGCGAAGTGCTCGGCACGGTCGGCAACGCGCTGGCACTGCGCGTGGACGACACGGAACGGCTGCTGGCGTCGGCGCGTACGACGTCGCTGTAG
- a CDS encoding LuxR family transcriptional regulator produces the protein MSVLMADVERGREAVAREDWAGAYALLHEADRHPTTALRAADLDALADAAWWSGRVDESVAARLRAHAAYVAEGDRRGAGRTAWWLGFEYRRLGRPAAAAGWTHRARHHLEGRPDCPEQCLLALTDVAEAEQHHSSAAALAAARRMTRLAVRSGSPDLIALGRQAESAVLIARGRRREGLALLDEAMRAVTAGELSALFTGHLYCLALDRALSTGDLARAVRWADAAMAWCTAPARPHHPFRALCRIRHVEVLDLLGAWERAEEEARLVPHEVPADSPGTAAAAAYALGEIQRRQGRPAEAARSYAHAHELGRIPQPGLALLRLAQGRADAALAGLRLALDCQSDPLHDLYGRARLLAALTEAALAAGETGVAAGAVRDLEALARPGSPEETAVPLLAALAAGARGALALARAEPAGTPLGQALALWRELRVPYEAARVRLLLARAAEATGDPDAARRERSAARAAFARLGALPGP, from the coding sequence ATGTCCGTGCTCATGGCCGACGTGGAGCGGGGGCGGGAAGCGGTGGCCCGGGAGGACTGGGCCGGTGCGTACGCCCTGCTGCACGAGGCCGACCGGCACCCCACCACCGCTCTGCGTGCCGCTGACCTCGACGCCCTCGCCGACGCCGCCTGGTGGTCGGGCCGGGTCGACGAGTCCGTCGCGGCCCGGCTGCGGGCCCATGCCGCGTACGTGGCGGAGGGCGACCGGCGCGGCGCGGGGCGCACCGCCTGGTGGCTCGGCTTCGAGTACCGACGGCTCGGCCGTCCCGCCGCCGCCGCGGGCTGGACGCACCGGGCCCGGCACCATCTGGAGGGCCGGCCCGACTGCCCCGAGCAGTGCCTGCTGGCCCTGACGGACGTGGCGGAGGCCGAGCAGCACCACTCCTCGGCCGCGGCCCTGGCCGCCGCCCGCCGCATGACCCGGCTCGCCGTCCGTTCCGGCAGCCCGGACCTGATCGCCCTGGGCCGGCAGGCCGAGTCCGCCGTGCTGATCGCCCGGGGCCGCCGCCGCGAGGGCCTGGCGCTCCTGGACGAGGCGATGCGGGCGGTGACGGCGGGCGAGCTGAGCGCGCTGTTCACCGGACACCTGTACTGCCTGGCGCTCGACCGGGCCCTGTCCACCGGGGACCTCGCCCGCGCGGTGCGGTGGGCCGACGCGGCGATGGCCTGGTGCACGGCTCCGGCCCGCCCCCACCATCCGTTCCGCGCGCTGTGCCGGATCCGGCACGTCGAGGTGCTCGACCTGCTCGGCGCGTGGGAGCGCGCGGAGGAGGAGGCACGGCTGGTGCCGCACGAGGTTCCCGCCGACTCCCCCGGCACGGCGGCGGCCGCCGCGTACGCCCTCGGGGAGATCCAGCGGCGGCAGGGGCGCCCGGCGGAGGCGGCCCGCTCGTACGCCCACGCCCATGAGCTCGGGCGGATCCCGCAGCCGGGCCTCGCGCTGCTGCGGCTCGCGCAGGGCAGGGCGGACGCGGCTCTGGCCGGGCTGCGCCTCGCCCTGGACTGTCAGAGCGACCCGCTCCACGACCTGTACGGCCGGGCCCGGCTGCTCGCCGCGCTGACCGAGGCGGCGCTCGCCGCCGGCGAGACCGGCGTCGCCGCCGGGGCCGTCCGGGACCTGGAGGCGTTGGCGCGGCCCGGCTCGCCCGAGGAGACAGCCGTGCCCCTCCTCGCCGCCCTGGCCGCCGGCGCGCGCGGAGCGCTCGCCCTGGCCCGTGCCGAGCCGGCCGGCACGCCGCTGGGGCAGGCGCTGGCACTCTGGCGGGAGCTGCGCGTGCCGTACGAGGCGGCGCGGGTACGGCTGCTGCTCGCGCGGGCGGCGGAGGCGACGGGTGACCCGGACGCGGCCCGCCGCGAACGGTCCGCCGCACGCGCGGCCTTCGCACGCCTGGGCGCGCTGCCGGGTCCGTGA
- a CDS encoding FAD-dependent oxidoreductase, with product MPRPLRVAIVGAGPAGIYAADALLKSEAAAEPGVSIDLFERMPAPFGLIRYGVAPDHPRIKGIITALHQVLDKPQVRLFGNVDYGTDIHLDDLRSFYDAVVFSTGAMFDRELRIPGVELDGSLGAADFASWYDGHPDVPRDWDLSAEKVAVLGVGNVALDIARILAKTADELLPTEIPPNVYEGLKANKAVEIHVFGRRGPAQAKFSPMELRELDHSPNIEVIVNPEDIDYDEGSIAERRKNKQTDMVAKTLENWAIRDIGDRPHKLFLHFFESPVEILGEDGKVVGLRTERTELDGTGNVKGTGKTTDWDVQAVYRAVGYLSDELPKLPWDTATGTVPDEGGRVIEEGGSHMASTYVTGWIRRGPVGLIGHTKGDANETVANLLDDHANGRLLTPESPDAEAVVSFLEGKGITYTTWEGWYKLDAAEKALGEPQGRERVKIVEREDMLRASGVELG from the coding sequence ATGCCCCGCCCCCTCCGGGTCGCGATCGTCGGCGCCGGCCCCGCCGGGATCTACGCCGCTGATGCGCTGCTGAAGTCCGAGGCCGCCGCCGAACCGGGCGTGTCCATCGACCTCTTCGAGCGGATGCCCGCCCCGTTCGGCCTCATCCGCTACGGCGTCGCGCCGGACCACCCGCGCATCAAGGGCATCATCACCGCCCTCCACCAGGTCCTCGACAAGCCGCAGGTCCGCCTCTTCGGCAACGTCGACTACGGCACCGACATCCACCTCGACGACCTGCGTTCCTTCTACGACGCCGTCGTCTTCTCCACCGGCGCCATGTTCGACCGCGAACTCCGCATCCCCGGCGTCGAGCTCGACGGTTCCCTCGGCGCCGCCGACTTCGCCTCCTGGTACGACGGCCACCCCGACGTCCCGCGCGACTGGGACCTGTCGGCCGAGAAGGTCGCCGTCCTCGGCGTCGGCAACGTGGCCCTCGACATCGCCCGCATCCTCGCCAAGACCGCCGACGAGCTGCTGCCGACCGAGATCCCGCCGAACGTCTACGAGGGCCTGAAGGCCAACAAGGCCGTGGAGATCCACGTGTTCGGCCGCCGTGGTCCCGCCCAGGCCAAGTTCAGCCCCATGGAGCTGCGCGAGCTGGACCACTCGCCGAACATCGAGGTCATCGTCAACCCCGAGGACATCGACTACGACGAGGGCTCGATCGCCGAGCGGCGCAAGAACAAGCAGACCGACATGGTCGCCAAGACCCTGGAGAACTGGGCGATCCGCGACATCGGCGACCGCCCGCACAAGCTCTTCCTGCACTTCTTCGAGTCGCCCGTCGAGATCCTCGGCGAGGACGGCAAGGTCGTCGGCCTGCGCACCGAGCGCACCGAGCTGGACGGCACCGGCAACGTCAAGGGCACCGGCAAGACCACCGACTGGGACGTCCAGGCCGTCTACCGCGCCGTCGGCTACCTCTCCGACGAGCTGCCGAAGCTGCCCTGGGACACCGCCACCGGCACCGTGCCGGACGAGGGCGGCCGGGTGATCGAGGAGGGCGGCTCGCACATGGCCTCCACCTACGTCACCGGCTGGATCCGGCGCGGCCCCGTCGGCCTCATCGGTCACACCAAGGGCGACGCCAACGAGACCGTGGCCAACCTGCTCGACGACCACGCCAACGGGCGCCTGCTCACCCCCGAGTCCCCGGACGCGGAGGCGGTCGTGTCCTTCCTGGAGGGCAAGGGCATCACGTACACGACGTGGGAGGGCTGGTACAAGCTCGACGCCGCCGAGAAGGCGCTCGGCGAGCCGCAGGGCCGCGAGCGCGTGAAGATCGTCGAGCGCGAGGACATGCTCCGCGCGAGCGGCGTCGAACTGGGCTGA
- a CDS encoding class I SAM-dependent methyltransferase — protein MSDASSYLAAVRGSYDTVADAYAEVVPPPSALDPLSRAMLGAFAEEMGGAQAPVADVGCGPGKVAAYLAERAGVDVVGIDLSPRMVTLARRAHPELAFVVGSMTALPVLDAALAGVLAYYSTHHMPPELLPTVYAEFRRVLAPGGRLMIAGHVGEDDGEGECRHRTEAYGGLPVSYDSHFLPPGRIVRLLEEAGFVVTARLTQEPAPGQTRRYGTFLAVSP, from the coding sequence GTGAGTGACGCTTCCTCCTACCTCGCCGCCGTGCGGGGCTCCTACGACACCGTTGCCGACGCCTACGCCGAAGTCGTCCCGCCCCCCTCCGCCCTCGACCCCCTCTCCCGCGCGATGCTCGGCGCCTTCGCCGAGGAGATGGGAGGGGCACAGGCACCCGTCGCCGACGTCGGGTGTGGACCCGGGAAGGTGGCCGCGTACCTGGCCGAGCGGGCGGGCGTGGACGTCGTCGGGATCGACCTGTCACCCCGTATGGTCACCCTCGCCCGCCGCGCCCACCCCGAACTGGCCTTCGTCGTCGGGTCGATGACCGCCCTCCCGGTCCTCGACGCCGCCCTCGCCGGCGTCCTCGCGTACTACTCGACCCACCACATGCCTCCGGAACTCCTGCCCACCGTCTACGCGGAGTTCCGCCGCGTCCTCGCCCCCGGTGGCCGGCTCATGATCGCCGGTCATGTCGGTGAGGACGACGGGGAGGGCGAGTGCCGTCACCGCACCGAGGCGTACGGTGGGCTCCCCGTGTCGTACGACTCCCACTTCCTGCCCCCGGGCCGGATCGTCCGGCTCCTGGAAGAGGCCGGTTTCGTCGTCACCGCCCGCCTCACCCAGGAGCCGGCGCCGGGCCAGACGCGGCGGTACGGAACCTTCCTCGCGGTCAGCCCCTGA
- a CDS encoding GNAT family N-acetyltransferase has protein sequence MDLAAQPPQVIELDDRLTLRRFDGEADAPEFHRVIDESVEHLRPWMEWVADHSPAATTAFLARRAERWEAGEEFTYAIVLDGAISGACQIHRREETPVDAYEIGYWLHPAATGRGVAVRAARGLAEAAFRLPGVEQVLVVHEPHNHASAAVAERLGCTEQERLWEGDHEYRLWRLTRADLARVPGRVRG, from the coding sequence ATGGATCTCGCAGCGCAGCCCCCGCAAGTGATCGAGCTCGACGACCGTCTCACCCTGCGCCGTTTCGACGGCGAGGCGGACGCCCCGGAGTTTCACCGGGTCATCGACGAGTCGGTCGAACACCTGCGTCCGTGGATGGAATGGGTCGCCGACCACAGTCCGGCCGCGACCACGGCCTTCCTCGCACGGCGGGCGGAGCGGTGGGAGGCCGGGGAGGAGTTCACGTACGCGATCGTGCTCGACGGGGCGATCTCCGGCGCGTGCCAGATCCATCGGCGCGAGGAGACTCCGGTCGACGCCTACGAGATCGGCTACTGGCTCCACCCGGCGGCGACCGGCCGGGGCGTGGCGGTCCGGGCCGCGCGGGGCCTGGCGGAGGCGGCCTTCCGGCTGCCGGGCGTCGAGCAGGTCCTCGTGGTGCACGAGCCGCACAACCACGCGAGTGCGGCCGTCGCCGAGCGCCTCGGCTGCACCGAGCAGGAGCGGCTGTGGGAAGGCGACCACGAGTACCGGCTCTGGCGGCTCACGCGGGCCGATCTGGCACGGGTCCCCGGCCGAGTCAGGGGCTGA
- a CDS encoding DUF397 domain-containing protein — protein sequence MRAYDLSNAHWFKSSYSNGEGGNCVEVSYDFAGAAWRKSSYSNASGGDCLEVLDGVPGVVPVRDSKVPDGPALVVPAGAWAAFVAGVKG from the coding sequence ATGCGCGCGTACGACCTGAGCAACGCCCACTGGTTCAAGAGCAGCTACAGCAACGGCGAGGGCGGCAACTGCGTCGAGGTCTCGTACGACTTCGCCGGCGCCGCCTGGCGCAAGAGTTCCTACAGCAACGCCTCCGGGGGCGACTGCCTGGAAGTCCTCGACGGGGTCCCCGGGGTCGTCCCCGTCCGTGACAGCAAGGTCCCGGACGGTCCCGCGCTCGTCGTCCCGGCCGGTGCCTGGGCCGCGTTCGTGGCCGGGGTCAAGGGATGA
- a CDS encoding helix-turn-helix transcriptional regulator — translation MAKAKRQDAWEFFGELLKERRETAGLSRNDLGARVFVSGTYIGLFEQGVRKPQLDVAKRIDEVLQTGGIFERTCKKLIDSSPYASYFHAVAELEAVATKICEFAPTVVPGLLQTPEYMRAQILAMYPFATEEYIEEKVTARLDRARILEGATRPEYWAVLHENTLLTPVGGPAVMASQLEHIATLARQRWVLVTVLPRSVGAHAHMTGTLKLMEFQDQPPTAYTETEFSGTLLDDPAVVKQAQRAYDLLRVATLSPEASLALIESAAEDYRRCARTT, via the coding sequence ATGGCCAAGGCCAAGCGGCAGGATGCGTGGGAGTTCTTCGGGGAGCTGCTGAAGGAACGCCGGGAGACGGCGGGGCTCTCACGGAACGACCTGGGTGCACGCGTGTTCGTTTCGGGGACCTATATCGGGCTGTTCGAGCAGGGGGTGCGGAAGCCTCAGCTCGATGTGGCGAAGAGAATCGACGAGGTGCTACAAACCGGCGGTATTTTCGAACGGACGTGTAAGAAGCTCATCGACAGTTCGCCGTATGCGTCGTATTTCCACGCGGTGGCGGAGCTGGAGGCGGTGGCGACGAAGATCTGCGAGTTCGCGCCGACGGTGGTGCCGGGGTTGTTGCAGACGCCGGAGTACATGCGCGCGCAGATCCTCGCGATGTATCCGTTCGCAACGGAGGAGTACATCGAGGAGAAGGTCACAGCGCGCCTCGATCGAGCGAGAATCCTTGAGGGCGCTACAAGGCCCGAGTACTGGGCTGTCCTGCATGAGAACACGCTGCTCACACCTGTGGGCGGTCCAGCCGTCATGGCTTCACAGCTGGAGCACATCGCGACGCTTGCGCGGCAGCGGTGGGTTCTGGTCACGGTGCTACCTCGCTCCGTCGGCGCACATGCGCACATGACCGGCACGCTGAAGCTCATGGAGTTCCAGGACCAGCCACCAACCGCCTATACCGAGACGGAGTTTTCGGGCACTCTCCTCGATGATCCGGCTGTGGTGAAGCAGGCGCAGCGCGCCTACGATCTGCTCAGGGTCGCCACGCTGTCGCCGGAGGCGTCCCTCGCACTGATCGAGTCGGCGGCGGAGGACTACAGACGATGCGCGCGTACGACCTGA
- a CDS encoding isoprenyl transferase produces MAIARLLGRQRREYRTPEPHPSGARPPKLQPELVPEHVAIVMDGNGRWAKQRGLPRTEGHKVGAEQVLDVLQGAIEMGVGSISLYAFSTENWKRSPEEVRFLMNFNRDFIRKSRDQLDELGVRVRWVGRMPKLWKSVAKELQIAQEQTKDNTRLTLYFCMNYGGRAELTDAAQALAEDVKAGRLDPSKITEKTIQKYLYYPDMPDVDLFLRPSGEQRTSNYLIWQSAYAEMVFQDVLWPDFDRRDLWRACVEYAQRDRRFGGVDPADLAVLDKG; encoded by the coding sequence ATGGCCATCGCACGACTCCTCGGGCGCCAGCGGCGGGAGTACAGGACCCCCGAGCCGCACCCCTCCGGTGCCCGCCCGCCGAAGCTCCAGCCGGAGCTCGTGCCCGAGCACGTCGCGATCGTCATGGACGGCAACGGCCGCTGGGCCAAGCAGCGCGGCCTGCCGCGCACCGAGGGGCACAAGGTCGGCGCCGAGCAGGTGCTCGACGTGCTCCAGGGCGCCATCGAGATGGGCGTGGGCTCGATCTCGCTGTACGCCTTCTCCACGGAGAACTGGAAGCGCTCGCCCGAGGAGGTGCGCTTCCTGATGAACTTCAACCGGGACTTCATCCGCAAGAGCCGCGACCAGCTCGACGAGCTCGGCGTCCGGGTGCGCTGGGTGGGCCGCATGCCCAAGCTGTGGAAGTCGGTGGCCAAGGAGCTCCAGATCGCCCAGGAGCAGACCAAGGACAACACCCGGCTCACGCTGTACTTCTGCATGAACTACGGCGGCCGCGCGGAGCTCACGGACGCGGCGCAGGCGCTGGCGGAGGACGTGAAGGCGGGGCGGCTCGACCCGTCGAAGATCACCGAGAAGACCATCCAGAAGTACCTGTACTACCCGGACATGCCGGACGTGGACCTCTTCCTGCGGCCCAGCGGCGAGCAGCGCACCTCGAACTACCTGATCTGGCAGAGCGCGTACGCCGAGATGGTCTTCCAGGACGTGCTGTGGCCGGACTTCGACCGCCGCGACCTGTGGCGGGCCTGCGTCGAGTACGCCCAGCGCGACCGCCGCTTCGGCGGCGTGGACCCGGCGGACCTCGCGGTCCTCGACAAGGGCTGA
- a CDS encoding Fur family transcriptional regulator, translating to MVTAGPPVRGRSTKQRAAVSAALNEVDEFRSAQELHDMLKHRGDSVGLTTVYRTLQSLAEAGEVDALRTSDGETVYRRCSTGDHHHHLVCRVCGKAVEVEGPAVEQWAETIAAEHGFVNVAHTVEIFGTCAECAAK from the coding sequence GTGGTGACGGCAGGACCCCCCGTACGAGGCCGCTCGACCAAGCAGCGGGCCGCCGTCTCGGCGGCGCTGAACGAGGTGGACGAGTTCCGCAGCGCTCAGGAGCTGCACGACATGCTGAAGCACCGCGGCGACTCGGTCGGCCTCACCACCGTCTACCGCACGCTGCAGTCCCTCGCCGAGGCCGGCGAGGTCGACGCGCTGCGCACCAGTGACGGCGAGACGGTCTACCGCCGCTGCTCGACCGGCGACCACCACCACCATCTGGTCTGCCGCGTCTGCGGCAAGGCCGTGGAGGTGGAGGGCCCGGCCGTGGAGCAGTGGGCCGAGACGATCGCCGCGGAGCACGGCTTCGTGAACGTGGCGCACACCGTCGAGATCTTCGGCACGTGCGCGGAGTGCGCGGCGAAGTGA
- a CDS encoding metal ABC transporter permease: MELLQLPFMQRSLLAAVLVGITAPAVGIYLVQRRQALMGDGIGHVAMTGVGLGFLLNTSPVWVATAVAVAGSVAMELIRAYGKTRGDIALALLFYGGMAGGVMLMDIGNGSNANLLSYLFGSLTTVSPEDVTAISLLAGFVVLVTVGLRRQLFAVSQDEDFARVTGLPVRALNLLIAVTAAVTVTVAMRVVGLLLVSALMVVPVAAAQQLSRSFRTTFVLAVLIGSGVTLTGTVTSYYQDVPPGATIVLLAIGVFVAMTALAAPLARRRAKAAEEASAACDARCLPTTRRPFDDVKV; the protein is encoded by the coding sequence ATGGAACTCCTCCAGCTCCCCTTCATGCAGCGGTCCCTGCTGGCCGCCGTGCTCGTCGGCATCACCGCGCCCGCCGTCGGCATTTACCTCGTCCAGCGCCGCCAGGCGCTCATGGGCGACGGCATCGGCCATGTCGCCATGACCGGTGTCGGCCTCGGCTTCCTCCTCAACACCAGCCCCGTCTGGGTGGCCACCGCCGTCGCCGTCGCCGGCTCCGTCGCCATGGAGCTGATCCGTGCCTACGGCAAGACCCGCGGCGACATCGCGCTCGCCCTGCTCTTCTACGGAGGCATGGCCGGCGGCGTCATGCTGATGGACATCGGCAACGGCTCCAACGCCAACCTGCTCTCGTACCTCTTCGGCTCGCTGACGACGGTCTCCCCCGAGGACGTCACCGCGATCAGCCTCCTGGCCGGCTTCGTGGTCCTCGTCACGGTCGGCCTGCGCCGCCAGCTCTTCGCCGTCAGCCAGGACGAGGACTTCGCCCGCGTCACCGGCCTGCCGGTGCGCGCCCTGAACCTGCTGATCGCCGTCACCGCCGCCGTGACCGTCACGGTCGCCATGCGGGTCGTCGGCCTGCTCCTGGTCAGCGCGCTGATGGTGGTCCCGGTGGCCGCCGCCCAGCAGCTGTCCCGGTCCTTCCGCACGACCTTCGTCCTCGCCGTGCTCATCGGCAGCGGCGTCACCCTGACCGGCACCGTCACGTCCTACTACCAGGACGTGCCGCCCGGCGCGACGATCGTCCTCCTCGCGATCGGCGTCTTCGTCGCCATGACCGCGCTCGCCGCGCCACTGGCCCGCCGGCGGGCGAAAGCGGCCGAAGAGGCGTCGGCGGCCTGCGACGCGCGGTGCCTCCCGACGACCCGCCGCCCCTTTGACGACGTGAAGGTGTGA
- a CDS encoding metal ABC transporter ATP-binding protein: MQEAAVRDEPVISVRGATAALGARPVLRGVDLTVHRGEVVALLGANGSGKSTAVRSVIGQVPLTGGSIELFGTEQKRFRDWARVGYVPQRTTAASGVPATIREVVTSGRLARRRFGWPTRADRAAVDRAIELVGLTDRARDSVSALSGGQHQRVLIARALASEPELLIMDEPMAGVDLASQEILAATLREQVAGGTSVLLVLHELGPLEPLIDRAVVLRDGCVVHDGPPPKAVGQHALPGHDHVHPHAADEPIRTGLLT; the protein is encoded by the coding sequence ATGCAGGAGGCAGCCGTGCGCGACGAACCCGTCATCTCCGTCCGCGGAGCCACCGCGGCCCTCGGCGCGCGGCCCGTCCTCCGGGGCGTCGACCTCACCGTCCACCGCGGGGAGGTCGTGGCGCTGCTCGGCGCCAACGGCTCCGGCAAGTCCACCGCCGTCCGCTCCGTCATCGGCCAGGTGCCGCTGACCGGCGGCAGCATCGAGCTCTTCGGCACCGAGCAGAAGCGGTTCCGCGACTGGGCCCGCGTCGGCTACGTGCCGCAGCGCACCACCGCGGCCAGCGGCGTCCCCGCCACCATCCGCGAGGTCGTCACCTCCGGCCGGCTCGCCCGCCGCCGCTTCGGCTGGCCGACCAGGGCCGACCGCGCCGCCGTCGACCGGGCCATCGAGCTCGTCGGCCTCACCGACCGCGCCAGGGACTCCGTCTCCGCGCTCTCCGGCGGCCAGCACCAGCGCGTGCTCATCGCCCGTGCGCTCGCCTCCGAACCCGAGCTGCTGATCATGGACGAGCCGATGGCCGGCGTCGACCTGGCCAGCCAGGAGATCCTCGCCGCCACCCTGCGCGAGCAGGTCGCCGGCGGTACGAGCGTCCTGCTCGTCCTGCACGAGCTCGGCCCGCTGGAGCCGCTGATCGACCGCGCCGTCGTACTGCGCGACGGCTGCGTCGTCCACGACGGTCCGCCCCCGAAGGCCGTGGGCCAGCACGCGCTGCCCGGTCACGACCACGTCCACCCCCACGCGGCCGACGAGCCGATCCGTACCGGATTGCTGACCTGA